One Mycolicibacterium pulveris genomic region harbors:
- a CDS encoding amidohydrolase family protein — MPLQDWMKIISVDDHVIEHPRVWQDRLPEALRAEGPQIVETAEGHHVWQYEGQLFPQIGLNAVAGKPPAEYGMEPVRYDQMIPGCYDPVERVRDMDIDGVEAALAFPSFPGFGGGVFQRAKDKTLALECVRAWNDFQVDEWCATAPDRLIPLGILPTWDVELAAREVERLAQIGTRAVSFPDSPVPLGLPSFHDPTHWEKLWDALEAADMPVCLHFGSGSYVPGFSFATGSMDPNAPFAVAIATFSTNLMWSTADLVFSGVLQRHPNLKFMLSEGGIGWIPYLLERLDYTWERHRWYQNISREDRPSDLFRKHFWGCFIDDEHGVNSRDAIGVENILVEVDYPHSDSNWPNSRKRMSENLLDVPDDDVHRIVELNARELLRFGNGR; from the coding sequence ATGCCTTTGCAAGACTGGATGAAGATCATCTCGGTCGACGACCACGTCATCGAACATCCTCGGGTGTGGCAGGACCGGCTTCCAGAAGCGCTTCGTGCCGAGGGCCCGCAGATCGTCGAAACGGCTGAGGGACACCATGTCTGGCAGTACGAAGGCCAGCTGTTCCCGCAGATCGGGCTCAACGCCGTCGCCGGCAAGCCGCCCGCGGAGTACGGCATGGAACCGGTGCGCTACGACCAGATGATCCCGGGCTGCTACGACCCCGTCGAGCGGGTCCGCGACATGGACATCGACGGCGTGGAGGCCGCGCTGGCGTTTCCGTCGTTTCCGGGATTCGGCGGCGGGGTGTTCCAACGGGCCAAGGACAAGACGCTCGCATTGGAATGTGTGCGGGCCTGGAACGACTTCCAGGTCGACGAGTGGTGCGCGACGGCACCGGATCGGTTGATCCCGTTGGGAATTCTGCCCACCTGGGATGTGGAGTTGGCGGCCCGCGAAGTCGAGCGGTTGGCCCAGATCGGGACCAGGGCGGTGTCATTTCCCGACAGCCCCGTGCCGCTCGGCCTGCCCTCGTTCCACGACCCGACGCACTGGGAGAAGCTGTGGGACGCCCTCGAGGCCGCGGACATGCCGGTGTGCCTGCACTTCGGTTCGGGCAGCTACGTGCCCGGCTTCTCCTTCGCCACCGGCTCCATGGACCCCAACGCGCCGTTCGCGGTGGCGATCGCGACGTTCTCCACCAACCTGATGTGGAGCACCGCGGACCTGGTGTTCTCCGGTGTGTTGCAACGACATCCGAACCTGAAGTTCATGCTTTCCGAGGGCGGCATCGGCTGGATCCCCTACCTGCTGGAACGGCTGGACTACACCTGGGAGCGGCACCGCTGGTATCAGAACATCAGCCGCGAGGATCGGCCGTCGGATCTTTTCCGCAAGCACTTCTGGGGCTGCTTCATCGACGACGAGCACGGCGTGAACTCCCGGGACGCGATCGGTGTCGAGAACATCCTCGTCGAGGTCGACTATCCGCACTCCGACTCGAACTGGCCCAACAGCCGTAAACGGATGAGCGAGAACCTCCTTGACGTTCCGGACGACGACGTCCACCGCATCGTGGAACTCAACGCACGCGAACTGCTGCGCTTCGGCAACGGCCGATGA